A genomic segment from Alistipes senegalensis JC50 encodes:
- a CDS encoding YncE family protein: protein MKRYLFIVLAGCCLAAGCRKIELVNPTEYEVLPFGENPDADPIGMYLLNEGNMGSNKADIDYLDYRTAVYARGIYAEKNPNVVKELGDVGNDIQVYDGRLFAVINCSHKVEVMDAYTARRITQIDIPNCRYIRFKGKYAYVSAYVGPVAMDPDAQKGAVFKVDLDTYRIVGQVTVGYQPDELAIVGDRAYVANSGGYRAPNYDSTVSVIELETMRQMYKIDVAINLSRIKADAYGNLWVSSRGNYDDVPSNLYRLEPNGGRYQVAEAMNIPASNMTVSGDSLYVYSVEYSNQTSKNTVTYAIIDVKKKRVVSRKFITDGTELDIVIPYGIAIHPRNGDIYVTDAKNYVSSGVLHCYSREGVRKWSVRTGDIPAHMVFLERKQPQR, encoded by the coding sequence ATGAAAAGGTATCTCTTCATCGTTTTGGCCGGCTGCTGCCTCGCCGCCGGCTGCCGGAAGATCGAACTGGTGAACCCCACCGAATACGAGGTGCTGCCGTTCGGGGAGAACCCCGATGCCGACCCGATCGGCATGTATCTCCTGAACGAAGGCAACATGGGCAGCAACAAGGCGGACATCGACTACCTCGACTACCGCACGGCGGTCTACGCCCGCGGCATCTATGCGGAGAAGAACCCCAACGTCGTGAAGGAGCTGGGCGACGTGGGCAACGACATCCAGGTTTACGACGGACGGCTGTTCGCCGTCATCAACTGTTCGCACAAGGTCGAGGTGATGGACGCCTACACGGCCCGCCGCATCACGCAGATCGACATCCCCAACTGCCGCTACATCCGCTTCAAAGGCAAATACGCCTATGTCAGCGCCTACGTCGGCCCCGTGGCGATGGACCCCGACGCCCAGAAAGGCGCCGTCTTCAAGGTGGATCTCGACACCTACCGGATCGTCGGCCAGGTGACCGTAGGCTACCAGCCCGACGAACTGGCCATCGTCGGCGACCGCGCCTATGTCGCCAATTCGGGCGGCTACCGCGCCCCGAACTACGACTCGACGGTCTCGGTCATCGAACTGGAAACCATGCGCCAAATGTACAAGATCGACGTGGCGATCAACCTCAGCCGCATCAAGGCCGACGCCTACGGCAACCTGTGGGTCTCCTCGCGGGGCAACTACGACGACGTTCCGTCGAACCTCTACCGGCTGGAACCCAACGGCGGACGCTACCAGGTGGCCGAGGCGATGAACATTCCGGCCTCGAACATGACCGTCTCCGGGGATTCGCTCTACGTGTACAGCGTCGAGTACAGCAACCAGACCTCGAAGAACACGGTGACCTACGCCATCATCGACGTTAAAAAGAAACGCGTCGTGTCGCGCAAGTTCATCACCGACGGCACGGAGCTCGACATCGTGATCCCCTACGGCATCGCCATCCACCCCCGGAACGGCGACATCTACGTCACCGACGCCAAGAACTACGTTTCGAGCGGCGTGCTGCACTGCTACTCGCGCGAGGGCGTCCGCAAATGGAGCGTCCGCACGGGCGACATCCCCGCGCACATGGTATTTCTCGAACGAAAACAGCCACAGCGATGA
- a CDS encoding TonB-dependent receptor, translating into MKQLRLSFLCLAFIAGGGNHAAADTSDSTANRRYVGKLDSIQKISEVVIVGAPVIPKYREVIPAQVLKDIDLQRLNSFSVADAIRYFAGVQLKDYGGVGGLKTVNIRSMGTNHMAVFYDGIQLGNAQNGQVDLGRFSLDDVEEISLYNGQKSDIFQSAKDFGASGTIYITTRRPRFEEGKRANFKATMKTGSFGLINPSMRYEYKISDAVSSSFSGEWTNATGRYKFRYRRRNTLGEIAYDTTAYRQNGDINATRMEAGLHGKMADGQWTVRAYTYNSERGIPGAIVNNVFRHGERLWDTNSFIQGTLTNRWSKRFRTLFNAKYAADYTHYENQDAKLIQTKNTYKQKEFYFSCANLCNILEHWEVSLAYDFQWNTLDATFYMPTESDGTFPYPTRYTHMAALATAFEWGRLKMQASLLGYFVHEKVERFEARPDKAVATPAFFGSFKVLKNHDLSVRAFYKRMFRMPTFNDLYYTDMGNAFLKPEYAEQFNVGLKYARDFERSPFMRMLDVSVDAYYNKITDKIIAYPKGQQFRWTMLNLGEVEIKGVDAVLNALFTLGKLEVTTKFQYTYQEAIDITDPADTYYRDQIPYIPWHSGSAILALFYKGWGLNYSFIYTGQRYNQQENIPRNHTQPWYTSDLSLQKTFRIRTRTLKATAEINNLFGQDYDVVLNYPMPKTNFRFVVSVDL; encoded by the coding sequence ATGAAGCAACTTCGCCTTTCGTTCCTATGCCTCGCATTCATTGCGGGGGGGGGTAATCACGCGGCGGCCGACACCTCCGACTCCACCGCGAACCGGCGCTACGTCGGAAAACTGGACAGCATCCAGAAAATCAGCGAGGTCGTCATCGTCGGCGCTCCCGTCATCCCCAAATACCGCGAGGTCATCCCGGCGCAGGTCCTCAAAGACATCGACCTGCAACGGCTGAACAGTTTTTCGGTGGCCGACGCCATCCGCTATTTCGCGGGCGTGCAGCTCAAAGACTACGGCGGCGTGGGCGGTCTGAAAACCGTCAACATCCGCTCGATGGGCACCAACCACATGGCCGTGTTCTACGACGGCATCCAGCTGGGCAACGCCCAGAACGGACAGGTCGATCTGGGGCGCTTCTCGCTGGACGACGTGGAGGAAATATCGCTCTACAACGGTCAGAAAAGCGACATTTTCCAGTCGGCCAAGGATTTCGGAGCCTCCGGAACGATCTACATAACCACGCGGCGCCCCCGCTTCGAGGAGGGCAAGCGGGCCAATTTCAAGGCCACGATGAAGACCGGCTCGTTCGGGCTCATCAACCCCTCGATGCGCTACGAGTACAAGATCTCCGACGCCGTCAGTTCGTCGTTCAGCGGCGAGTGGACCAACGCCACCGGCCGGTACAAATTCCGCTACCGCCGCCGCAACACGCTGGGCGAGATCGCCTACGACACGACGGCCTACCGGCAGAACGGCGACATAAACGCCACCCGCATGGAGGCCGGGCTCCACGGAAAGATGGCCGACGGACAATGGACCGTGCGGGCCTACACCTACAACTCCGAGCGCGGCATCCCGGGGGCCATCGTCAACAACGTCTTCCGCCACGGCGAACGGCTGTGGGACACCAACTCGTTCATCCAGGGCACGCTGACCAACCGCTGGTCGAAGAGGTTCCGCACGCTGTTCAACGCCAAGTACGCCGCCGACTACACCCACTACGAAAATCAGGACGCCAAGCTGATCCAGACCAAGAACACCTACAAGCAGAAGGAGTTCTACTTCTCGTGCGCCAATCTCTGCAACATCCTGGAGCACTGGGAGGTGTCGCTGGCCTACGACTTCCAGTGGAACACGCTCGACGCCACGTTCTACATGCCCACCGAGAGCGACGGCACCTTCCCCTACCCGACGCGCTACACCCACATGGCGGCATTGGCCACGGCTTTCGAATGGGGGCGGCTGAAGATGCAGGCCAGCCTGTTGGGTTATTTCGTCCACGAAAAGGTCGAGCGCTTCGAAGCCCGGCCCGACAAGGCCGTGGCCACCCCGGCGTTCTTCGGATCGTTCAAAGTGCTGAAAAACCACGACCTTTCGGTGCGCGCCTTCTACAAGCGGATGTTCCGCATGCCGACCTTCAACGACCTCTACTACACCGACATGGGCAACGCCTTCCTCAAGCCCGAATATGCCGAACAGTTCAACGTCGGGCTGAAATACGCGCGCGATTTCGAACGATCGCCCTTCATGCGGATGCTCGACGTTTCGGTCGATGCCTACTACAACAAAATCACGGACAAGATCATCGCCTACCCCAAGGGACAGCAGTTCCGCTGGACGATGCTCAATCTGGGCGAAGTGGAGATCAAGGGCGTGGACGCCGTGCTGAACGCTCTGTTCACGCTCGGCAAACTGGAGGTGACGACCAAGTTCCAGTACACCTATCAGGAGGCCATCGACATCACCGACCCGGCCGACACCTACTACCGCGACCAGATTCCCTACATCCCCTGGCACAGCGGCTCGGCCATCCTCGCGCTGTTCTACAAGGGGTGGGGGCTCAATTACAGCTTCATCTACACGGGCCAGCGCTACAACCAGCAGGAGAACATCCCGCGCAACCACACCCAGCCGTGGTACACGAGCGACCTCTCGCTGCAAAAGACCTTCCGAATCCGCACCCGGACACTCAAGGCCACGGCCGAGATCAACAACCTCTTCGGACAGGATTACGACGTGGTGCTCAACTACCCGATGCCGAAGACCAACTTCCGGTTCGTCGTCAGCGTCGATCTCTAA
- a CDS encoding sulfatase has translation MYIVPKTVSAGLLLSGAATSAQARMPETPQKPNIVYIIADQLRWDALGYTGNAKAVTPNIDRFAAQALDFTEAVSSTPVSAAHRACLITGKYQSSTGMVINEINLNPNHRTWAHVLGDAGYKLGYVGKHHWTDLHRRDREPGPERMGFDDYWAAYSFNHKSYNAFYHTEDDGGVHRFVELKGRYGPEVFTSLALDYIRKKAAAGEPFAMMLSWNPPHDPWVRSNVDPRCYERFRNVHFDLPENFKRTPDPYMDRYPQQFFDGEEKWRGSFIDTDRYSEMLRCYYAMVNSLDEQFGRVMDLLEELGIADNTIVVFTSDHGEQFGSQGRMYKLTFYDESARIPFLIRDPRYATGGRESDACLNTPDIGPMLLGLAGLHGEIPDEMEGEDLSFIVRGEKGREPEYAFMQSMGHTYQWKDGYEWRAVRSKRYTYARYLRDGSEVLLDREADPTQLTNYAGDPAYASVKKELRKRMERKMKQLGDDFKPCSWYRDRWMYKGYSIKASARGEFGPLPPVEPKRTE, from the coding sequence ATGTATATCGTTCCGAAAACCGTAAGTGCCGGACTGTTGCTTTCCGGCGCAGCGACCTCGGCGCAGGCCCGGATGCCGGAAACGCCGCAGAAACCCAACATCGTCTATATCATCGCCGACCAGCTGCGTTGGGACGCCCTGGGCTACACCGGCAATGCCAAGGCCGTTACGCCCAACATCGACCGGTTTGCCGCGCAGGCCCTCGACTTCACCGAGGCGGTTTCGTCCACTCCCGTGAGCGCCGCCCACCGGGCCTGTCTTATCACGGGCAAATACCAGAGTTCGACGGGCATGGTCATCAACGAGATCAACCTCAATCCCAACCATCGGACGTGGGCGCACGTGCTCGGCGATGCCGGCTACAAACTGGGTTACGTGGGCAAGCATCATTGGACCGATCTGCACCGCCGCGACCGCGAGCCGGGGCCCGAGCGCATGGGATTCGACGACTACTGGGCGGCCTATTCGTTCAACCATAAGAGTTACAATGCCTTTTACCATACTGAGGACGACGGCGGCGTCCATCGGTTCGTCGAGCTGAAAGGCCGGTACGGCCCCGAGGTGTTTACCTCGCTGGCCCTGGACTACATCCGTAAGAAAGCCGCGGCCGGAGAGCCCTTCGCCATGATGCTCTCCTGGAACCCGCCCCACGACCCGTGGGTCCGCAGCAATGTCGATCCGCGCTGTTACGAACGCTTCCGGAACGTGCATTTCGACCTGCCGGAGAATTTCAAGCGGACGCCCGATCCCTATATGGACCGTTATCCGCAGCAGTTCTTCGACGGCGAGGAGAAGTGGCGGGGATCGTTTATCGACACCGACCGGTATAGCGAGATGCTGCGCTGCTATTATGCGATGGTCAATTCGCTCGATGAACAGTTCGGGCGCGTGATGGATTTGCTCGAAGAGCTGGGCATAGCCGATAATACCATCGTCGTTTTCACCTCGGATCATGGCGAGCAGTTCGGGTCGCAGGGCCGCATGTACAAACTGACGTTCTACGACGAGTCGGCCCGTATTCCGTTCCTGATCCGCGATCCCAGATACGCCACCGGGGGCCGTGAAAGCGACGCTTGCCTCAATACGCCCGACATCGGACCCATGCTGCTGGGCCTCGCTGGGCTGCACGGGGAGATTCCCGACGAGATGGAGGGCGAGGACCTGAGTTTCATCGTCCGCGGGGAGAAAGGCCGGGAACCCGAATACGCTTTCATGCAGAGCATGGGACACACCTACCAGTGGAAGGACGGCTACGAATGGCGGGCCGTGCGGTCGAAACGCTATACCTATGCCCGTTATCTGCGTGACGGGAGCGAAGTGCTGCTCGACCGGGAGGCCGATCCGACGCAGCTGACCAACTATGCCGGCGATCCGGCCTACGCTTCGGTCAAGAAAGAGTTGCGCAAACGCATGGAGCGCAAGATGAAGCAGCTCGGCGACGATTTCAAGCCGTGTTCCTGGTATCGTGACCGCTGGATGTATAAGGGTTACAGCATCAAGGCGTCGGCACGGGGTGAGTTCGGCCCGCTGCCGCCCGTCGAACCGAAACGTACCGAATAG
- a CDS encoding PKD domain-containing protein, whose product MKKFTFRTLLAVAAASVLLTACKDENDDGNTSKTTYEFSVKAEDNPIDAPADGKTYTILVTSTKTAQAGTSAVAYEVVSSPEWAPAELEQTALVITVAKNSSTEAREPGKVVLKQDESDKTLEITVNQAGFSNSMSLEAAYSTDRCKVLLIEPAITGFDQNPVYEWTVKGPGDAEAAEAGTDKTLSFIQLETGDYTISLTVTDDSGITETKSATVTVTTEATAYSPYISEVLEYKPAPTTSRAASIPFGPNDIYPTTVLKTATEKINGDFQSTNNGLSLGTLGGYIVFKFDHTVMNVTGLRDFRIGSFSGSSSYPAPGIVYVAFDQNGDGQPNDDEWYELAGSEYGKTGNRTGIKIVYDRPDNFNPSVNYGTGVDNYITYTINDNEPGSLSSGWMANVIPQWPYWLRTSDEDKTLTFTNVTMIPSNTPMSGSYPGTTQWYEYGYVCNSNPTDETNSSFDIGWAVDKKGNPVKLPGVDFIKVQTATLQYLGDFYGPACTQLNCAIDLHLKGTEIETIAQ is encoded by the coding sequence ATGAAGAAATTCACTTTCCGAACCCTGCTGGCCGTCGCAGCCGCAAGCGTGCTCCTCACGGCATGCAAAGACGAGAACGACGACGGCAACACGTCGAAGACGACCTACGAATTCTCGGTGAAAGCCGAGGACAACCCGATCGACGCCCCGGCCGACGGCAAGACCTACACCATTCTGGTCACCTCGACCAAGACGGCGCAGGCCGGCACGAGCGCCGTGGCTTACGAGGTAGTTTCATCGCCCGAATGGGCTCCCGCCGAACTCGAACAGACGGCGCTGGTCATCACGGTCGCCAAGAACAGCTCGACCGAAGCCCGCGAGCCGGGCAAAGTGGTCCTCAAACAGGACGAAAGCGACAAGACGCTCGAAATCACGGTCAACCAGGCCGGATTTTCCAATTCGATGTCGCTCGAAGCCGCCTATTCGACCGACCGCTGCAAGGTGCTCCTGATCGAGCCGGCGATCACGGGCTTCGACCAGAATCCGGTCTACGAATGGACGGTGAAAGGCCCCGGCGACGCGGAGGCCGCCGAAGCCGGAACCGACAAGACGCTGTCGTTCATCCAACTGGAAACGGGCGACTACACGATTTCGCTGACCGTCACCGACGACAGCGGCATCACCGAGACCAAGAGCGCCACCGTCACCGTAACGACCGAGGCCACGGCCTATTCGCCCTATATCTCGGAGGTGTTGGAATACAAACCAGCCCCGACAACTTCACGAGCCGCATCCATCCCGTTCGGCCCCAACGACATCTATCCGACGACCGTTCTCAAAACGGCGACTGAAAAAATCAACGGAGATTTCCAGAGCACGAACAACGGCCTCAGTCTCGGCACATTGGGCGGATATATCGTCTTCAAGTTCGACCATACGGTGATGAACGTTACCGGACTGCGCGATTTCCGCATCGGCTCGTTCTCCGGCAGCAGTTCCTACCCCGCTCCAGGCATTGTCTATGTCGCTTTCGACCAAAACGGAGACGGTCAGCCCAACGATGACGAATGGTACGAACTGGCCGGCAGCGAATACGGAAAAACGGGGAACCGGACCGGAATCAAAATCGTTTACGACCGCCCCGATAATTTCAACCCGAGCGTGAACTACGGGACAGGCGTCGATAACTATATCACTTATACAATCAACGACAACGAACCAGGATCACTGAGCAGCGGATGGATGGCGAACGTCATTCCGCAATGGCCCTACTGGTTGCGTACCAGCGACGAAGACAAAACACTGACATTCACCAACGTTACGATGATCCCCAGCAACACCCCAATGTCAGGAAGCTATCCGGGTACCACCCAATGGTATGAATACGGTTACGTTTGCAACTCCAATCCGACAGATGAAACCAACTCTTCTTTCGACATCGGCTGGGCCGTGGACAAGAAAGGCAATCCCGTAAAACTTCCGGGAGTTGATTTCATCAAAGTCCAGACTGCCACACTCCAATATTTGGGCGACTTTTATGGGCCAGCCTGTACGCAATTGAACTGCGCCATCGACCTGCACCTGAAAGGGACAGAGATCGAAACGATCGCACAATAA
- a CDS encoding FecR family protein, translated as MQKEIDRLINSYRNNALSREEAGMLAGWLEESDEHRAQFRECLAGREQPASAKAEREWARFAARNKILFAVPEGVNTRRRLFRRYVAAAAVLAAGICAVWFWQGVPAVPDAGNGTEIGAAQPLEYRTARGEKLDIVLPDGSKVCMNSEATLTVDLKFGKATREIEFDGEAFFTIAPDKSCPFIIHSANNNYTVLGTSFNLQSYAREKFAVVTLHTGCLQAQVKKDVIILDPNEELQIDATANTITKRAVRIDDSIGWIEGRLIFSGHPLKDVANKLSRYYQVRINIHEEIANLQYTGMVDRETLPEALRMISETSPVRLSITNIDGEYFLSRAKRK; from the coding sequence ATGCAGAAGGAGATAGACAGACTGATCAATTCCTACCGGAACAATGCCCTGAGCAGGGAGGAGGCCGGTATGCTGGCGGGATGGCTGGAGGAGTCCGACGAACACCGGGCCCAGTTCAGGGAGTGTCTCGCCGGCCGGGAGCAGCCCGCATCGGCCAAGGCGGAGCGGGAGTGGGCGCGGTTCGCGGCCCGCAACAAAATCCTGTTCGCCGTTCCCGAGGGGGTGAATACGCGCCGGAGATTGTTCAGGCGTTACGTCGCGGCGGCCGCGGTCTTGGCGGCGGGCATTTGCGCCGTCTGGTTCTGGCAGGGCGTTCCCGCGGTCCCCGATGCCGGAAACGGCACGGAGATCGGCGCCGCACAGCCGCTGGAATACCGCACGGCGCGCGGCGAGAAGCTCGACATCGTGCTGCCCGACGGTTCGAAGGTCTGCATGAATTCCGAAGCGACGCTGACCGTGGACCTGAAATTCGGAAAGGCCACGCGCGAGATCGAGTTCGACGGCGAGGCGTTCTTCACCATCGCGCCCGACAAGAGTTGTCCGTTCATCATCCACAGCGCCAACAACAATTATACGGTGCTCGGGACCTCGTTCAACCTGCAATCCTACGCCCGGGAGAAGTTCGCCGTGGTGACGCTCCATACGGGCTGCTTGCAGGCGCAGGTCAAGAAGGATGTCATCATCCTCGACCCCAACGAGGAGTTGCAGATCGACGCGACGGCCAACACGATCACCAAGCGGGCGGTGCGCATCGACGATTCGATCGGCTGGATCGAAGGGCGGCTGATCTTCTCGGGGCATCCGCTGAAAGACGTGGCCAACAAACTTTCGCGCTATTACCAGGTGCGGATCAACATCCACGAAGAGATCGCCAACCTGCAATATACGGGCATGGTGGACCGGGAAACGCTGCCGGAGGCCCTTCGGATGATCTCCGAAACCTCCCCTGTAAGGCTCTCCATCACCAATATCGACGGGGAATATTTCCTTTCGAGGGCGAAGCGAAAATAG